CGCCCCAGCGGGCGCCGGTCCAGGCGGCGGTGATGATGAGGGTCCCCGCCCAGGCGCCGCCCAGGGCGGTGGCCTGATCGGCGATGGTGAGGACCTGCTCGTGGGTGGCCCACTGCCGTTCGGGGGCGCGCGTACGTCGGCGGCGTCCTCGGCGGCTGGGGCGGATCGGGTTGGCGGGGATCAGGCGTTCGTCGGCGGCGTCGGCCAACAGCATCGACAGGAGCTTGACCATGGTGGCGACACTCGCGGGGGCGTGACCGGTGGCACGGACCTTCTTCGACCAAGCGGCCACCGCGATGCCGGTGATGTCCCCGATGGCGACGTCGCCCCACCGGGGAAGCAGGTGATTGCGTAGCAGGCTGCGGTACTGATTCTCCGTGTTGGCGGCGAGATCCAGCGCGTCCATCCAGGGAACGCTCCACTCCGCGAGAGTGAGTCGGCCGGCGGCGGGGTCGATCCAGTTGCCTCGTCGTTGATCGCTCTCCATGTCCTCGGCGTGATCGGCAGCGGCTCGCTTCGTCGCGAAGCCCGGCAACGATCCGAGGGTGCCGTCGTCACGCACGTACCGCACACGCCATGACCTCGTGCCACGCTTCTCCACCCATGCCACCGCATTTCTCCCTTCACCCGCCGTGCCGCGGACGCGCCACGACACCATGGACGCTCCAATCACCACAGAGAGCCAGCTACCCGCCCAACCCACAGCCGGGCAGCTCAGAGCGCCGAACGCGACCGACGGACGTCGCGGGCAGGACGGGCTCCGGCAGCGATCACCGCCGTCAGGTCAGCCTCAGAGAACCGCAGGTGCTTACCGAGAAACGTGCACCGAATCAACCGACGCCCGGCCGCACGACGCAACCACGACTCCCGCACCGCCAACAACCGCGCCGCC
This genomic stretch from Actinoalloteichus hoggarensis harbors:
- a CDS encoding helix-turn-helix domain-containing protein: MEVFVNLIDSGTAYRPPSRSRGASSAAPGPESGSSTISRTGEKAVSPRDRSVLLYSPAEAARLLAVRESWLRRAAGRRLIRCTFLGKHLRFSEADLTAVIAAGARPARDVRRSRSAL